A stretch of Myxococcus hansupus DNA encodes these proteins:
- a CDS encoding MXAN_6652 family MXYO-CTERM-anchored protein, with amino-acid sequence MRSFLASLGVAGVVSACLVSGSALANSAGISGRSGRDGSSLTCAECHTGGGAAPTVTIEGPATLAPGATGNYSLIIRGGPAAGAGYNVAVSEAAATLTAGSGSRKLSGELTHSTIRRFSNGEARFDFTMVAPATAGRVTLFGAGNSVNDNGTEQGDSSATTTLEVNVTGGGSGGGDGDGNDDGGCAAAGGVPLLGAALVLLSTRLRRRR; translated from the coding sequence ATGCGGTCGTTCCTTGCATCTCTCGGCGTTGCCGGTGTCGTGTCGGCGTGCCTCGTCTCTGGCTCCGCGCTCGCCAACTCCGCCGGCATCAGTGGCAGAAGTGGCCGGGATGGCTCGAGCCTCACTTGCGCCGAGTGCCACACGGGGGGCGGAGCGGCTCCCACGGTGACCATCGAGGGGCCTGCCACGCTCGCGCCGGGCGCGACGGGTAACTACTCGCTCATCATCCGGGGCGGTCCGGCCGCGGGCGCCGGCTACAACGTGGCGGTGAGCGAGGCGGCGGCCACGCTCACCGCGGGTTCGGGCTCGCGCAAGCTGAGCGGTGAGCTGACCCACAGCACCATCCGCCGCTTCTCCAACGGCGAGGCGCGCTTCGACTTCACGATGGTCGCCCCGGCCACCGCGGGCCGCGTCACGCTGTTCGGCGCGGGCAACTCGGTGAACGACAACGGCACCGAGCAGGGCGACTCCTCGGCCACCACCACGCTCGAGGTCAACGTGACCGGCGGCGGCAGCGGTGGTGGCGACGGTGACGGCAACGATGACGGCGGCTGCGCCGCCGCCGGTGGTGTCCCGTTGCTGGGCGCGGCCCTCGTGCTGCTCAGCACCCGTCTGCGCCGCCGCCGCTAG